In one Tessaracoccus palaemonis genomic region, the following are encoded:
- a CDS encoding TrmH family RNA methyltransferase — MPASVLRSVRRLTQRRGRDLTGTFLAEGRQAVREALAAKGLVQELIVDDVDKHADLIEGTDVPIWHATVAQMRQLSDTVTPQGIIAVCRQLEFGWEDIADARLVVICAQVRDPGNAGTVIRCADAFGADGVILTTGSVEIYNPKTVRSTVGSLFHMPILTGVPLTDAVARVKAQGMTVLAADGEGDALDLKAAAGELSGPIAWIMGNEAWGLPEEDARLADEVVAVPMWGQAESLNLSSAAAVCLYATASAQRREGGSHVRA, encoded by the coding sequence ATGCCCGCCTCGGTGCTGCGTTCGGTTCGTCGTCTGACCCAGCGCAGGGGCCGGGACCTCACCGGCACCTTCCTGGCGGAGGGCCGGCAGGCAGTGCGCGAGGCGCTCGCGGCCAAGGGCCTCGTCCAGGAGCTGATCGTCGACGACGTGGACAAGCACGCGGACCTCATCGAGGGGACCGACGTGCCGATCTGGCATGCCACCGTCGCCCAGATGCGGCAGCTCAGCGACACCGTCACGCCGCAGGGCATCATCGCCGTGTGTCGGCAGCTGGAGTTCGGCTGGGAGGACATCGCCGACGCCCGGCTCGTCGTGATCTGCGCGCAGGTGCGGGACCCGGGCAACGCCGGCACGGTGATCCGGTGCGCCGACGCGTTCGGGGCCGACGGCGTGATCCTCACGACCGGCTCCGTCGAGATCTACAACCCCAAGACCGTCCGCTCCACGGTCGGGAGCCTCTTCCACATGCCGATCCTCACAGGCGTGCCGCTCACCGACGCCGTCGCCCGGGTCAAGGCCCAGGGCATGACCGTGCTCGCCGCCGACGGTGAGGGCGACGCCCTCGACCTCAAGGCGGCCGCGGGCGAGCTGAGCGGCCCGATCGCCTGGATCATGGGCAACGAGGCGTGGGGCCTGCCCGAGGAGGACGCGCGCCTGGCCGACGAGGTCGTGGCCGTCCCGATGTGGGGGCAGGCCGAGAGCCTGAACCTTTCCAGCGCCGCAGCGGTGTGCCTGTACGCCACCGCCTCGGCGCAACGACGCGAAGGAGGGTCCCATGTCAGGGCCTAA
- the rplT gene encoding 50S ribosomal protein L20, with product MARVKRSVNAKKKRREVLELASGYRGQRSRLYRKAKEQMLHSATYSYRDRRAKKGDFRGLWIQRINAAARAEGMTYNRLISGLKNAGVEVDRKILADLAVNDTAAFNALVAVAKDNQSVAAA from the coding sequence ATGGCACGCGTGAAGCGTTCTGTGAATGCGAAGAAGAAGCGTCGCGAAGTTCTCGAGCTGGCCTCCGGCTACCGCGGCCAGCGTTCCCGCCTGTACCGCAAGGCCAAGGAGCAGATGCTCCACTCGGCCACCTACAGCTACCGCGACCGTCGCGCCAAGAAGGGCGACTTCCGTGGGCTGTGGATCCAGCGCATCAACGCTGCCGCCCGCGCCGAGGGCATGACCTACAACCGCCTGATCTCCGGTCTGAAGAACGCGGGCGTCGAGGTCGATCGCAAGATCCTCGCCGATCTGGCCGTCAACGACACCGCTGCCTTCAACGCCCTGGTTGCTGTCGCGAAGGACAACCAGAGCGTCGCGGCCGCCTGA
- the pheS gene encoding phenylalanine--tRNA ligase subunit alpha, translating to MSGPNDNFDPKQVAALDPSAIDGYVAAALAAVEAATDSAQLKQARLDHAGDASPLALANREIGALPPQARKEAGQRVGKARGEVSRAVAARQAELSAAEEAAALVAERIDMTLPVDVAPQGALHPVTTLIDEMIDVFVAMGYQVADGPQLEAEWYNFDALNLAPDHPARALQDTLWVDPPSAGRLLRTQTSPVQARALLTRGVPLYVISPGKVFRADEYDATHLPVFHQLEGLVVDKGISMADLRGTLDHLAQAMFGDDVITRMRPHYFPFTEPSGEVDLRCFVCHGDSVGNPDRPCRTCRSEGWIEWGGCGIVNPRVLAACGIDPDVYSGFAFGMGVDRTVMFRTGAPDLRDFVEGDIRFSRSILGGAR from the coding sequence ATGTCAGGGCCTAACGACAACTTCGATCCCAAGCAGGTCGCCGCACTCGACCCGTCGGCGATCGACGGCTACGTGGCAGCAGCACTCGCGGCGGTCGAGGCCGCGACAGACTCCGCCCAGCTGAAGCAGGCGCGTCTCGACCACGCGGGCGACGCGTCCCCGCTCGCTCTGGCGAACCGGGAGATCGGTGCGCTGCCTCCGCAGGCCCGCAAGGAGGCCGGCCAGCGCGTCGGCAAGGCCCGCGGCGAGGTCTCCCGCGCCGTCGCTGCCCGCCAGGCGGAGTTGAGCGCGGCCGAGGAGGCCGCGGCTCTGGTAGCCGAGCGCATCGACATGACGCTGCCCGTCGACGTCGCGCCCCAGGGGGCGCTGCACCCCGTCACCACGCTCATCGACGAGATGATCGACGTGTTCGTCGCGATGGGCTACCAGGTCGCCGACGGCCCCCAGCTCGAGGCCGAGTGGTACAACTTCGACGCCCTCAATCTCGCCCCCGACCACCCGGCCCGCGCCCTGCAGGACACCCTCTGGGTCGATCCGCCGTCGGCCGGCCGGCTGCTGCGCACGCAGACGTCGCCGGTGCAGGCCCGCGCGCTGCTGACGCGTGGCGTCCCGCTGTACGTCATCAGCCCCGGCAAGGTGTTCCGCGCCGACGAGTACGACGCGACGCACCTGCCCGTGTTCCACCAGTTGGAGGGTCTCGTCGTCGACAAGGGCATCTCCATGGCGGACCTGCGCGGCACGCTCGACCACCTCGCGCAGGCGATGTTCGGCGACGACGTGATCACGCGCATGCGCCCGCACTACTTCCCGTTCACCGAGCCGTCCGGTGAGGTCGACCTGCGCTGCTTCGTGTGCCACGGAGACTCCGTCGGCAACCCCGACCGCCCGTGCCGCACCTGCCGGTCCGAGGGCTGGATCGAGTGGGGCGGCTGCGGCATCGTCAACCCGCGCGTGCTCGCCGCCTGCGGCATCGACCCCGACGTGTACTCCGGCTTCGCGTTCGGCATGGGCGTCGACCGCACCGTCATGTTCCGCACCGGCGCCCCCGACCTGCGTGACTTCGTCGAGGGCGACATCCGATTCAGCCGTTCCATCCTGGGAGGAGCCCGA